Proteins encoded together in one Camelina sativa cultivar DH55 chromosome 9, Cs, whole genome shotgun sequence window:
- the LOC104714940 gene encoding bidirectional sugar transporter SWEET7-like, whose amino-acid sequence MYLLVYIRYCDQARQRRLIIAVLIVKVVLVVAFTTLIFTLVDSRGVQRSVIGDVCCVYNIIMYIAPIFVVMRIVKNKSVEHMSFLVAFAMFAYAIVWSVISFLPLDPIMFISFEICTLLGLVYAEYYPWTQMIIAARQRVSV is encoded by the exons ATGTATCTACTCGTATACATCAGGTATTGCGATCAGGCTAGACAACGACGACTGATCATTGCAGTTCTGATAGTTAAGGTCGTGCTTGTGGTTGCATTTACAACCTTGATCTTTACGCTAGTAGATTCTAGAGGAGTTCAGCGGTCGGTGATTGGTGATGTTTGTTGCGTATACAACATCATCATGTATATCGCTCCCATATTCGTTGTG ATGAGGATTGTGAAGAACAAGAGCGTCGAGCACATGTCTTTTTTGGTAGCATTTGCGATGTTCGCATACGCTATAGTTTGGAGCGTCATCTCGTTTTTACCCCTAGATCCTATTatgttt atttcCTTTGAGATATGCACATTACTTGGACTAGTGTATGCTGAGTATTACCCATGGACACAGATGATTATTGCCGCGAGACAGAGAGTATCTGTTTGA
- the LOC104710281 gene encoding cell division control protein 48 homolog B: MMETESSVCDNIVGEEKWRAEAEVGGNERALQALRELIIFPFRYPLEARTLGLKWPRGLLLYGPPGTGKTSLVRAVVQECDAHLIVLSPHSVHRAHAGESEKVLRETFAEASSHAFSDKPSVIFIDEIDVLCPRRDARREQDVRIASQLFTLMDSNKPSSSAPSVVVVASTNRLDAIDPALRRAGRFDALVEVSTPNEEDRLKILQLYTKKVNLDPSVDLQAIATSCNGYVGADLEALCREATISASKRSSDSLILTSEDFKVAKSVVGPSITRGITVEIPKVTWEDVGGLKDLKKKLQQAVEWPIKHSAAFVKMGISPMRGILLHGPPGCSKTTLAKAAANAAQASFFSLSCAELFSMYVGEGEALLRNTFQRARLASPSIIFFDEADVVACKRGDESSSNSSTVGERLLSTLLTEMDGLEEAKGILVLAATNRPYAIDAALMRPGRFDLVLYVPPPDLEARFEILQVHTRNMTLGDDIDLRKIAEETELFTGAELEGLCRESGTVSLRENIAATAVFNRHFQTAKSSLKPALTIEEVETYSSFRKSKRSPSKPIPVKKKEERSAVFGLGFSWQFGVLSLMLLATGNYYFNHSKHELLVASAT, from the exons ATGATGGAAACCGAAAGCAGTGTCTGCGACAACATCGTCGGAGAAGAGAAATGGCGAGCGGAAGCAGAAGTTGGTGGCAACGAGAGAGCTCTGCAAGCACTTCGAGAACTCATCATCTTCCCTTTTCGCTACCCTCTCGAAGCTCGAACTCTTGGTCTCAAA TGGCCTAGAGGATTGCTTCTCTACGGTCCTCCTGGAACCGGCAAG ACAAGCTTGGTCCGTGCTGTTGTCCAAGAATGTGATGCACATTTGATTGTATTGAG CCCTCATTCTGTACATCGTGCACATGCTGGTGAAAGCGAGAAGGTCCTAAGGGAAACTTTTGCCGAGGCTTCTTCTCACGCTTTTTCAGACAAACCCTCTGTGATTTTTATCGATGAAATCGACGTTCTTTGTCCTCGACGTGATGCTAG GCGAGAGCAAGATGTTCGTATTGCATCTCAACTCTTTACACTAATGGACTCAAACAAGCCTTCATCATCTGCACcaagtgttgttgttgtcgcATCCACTAATAG GTTGGATGCGATTGACCCAGCACTAAGAAGGGCGGGACGATTTGATGCTTTAGTTGAAGTGAGCACGCCAAATGAGGAGGATCGTTTAAAAATCCTCCAG CTGTACACAAAGAAAGTAAATTTAGATCCTAGTGTTGATCTGCAAGCCATAGCAACATCTTGCAACGGTTATGTTGGAGCAGATTTGGAAGCTCTATGTCGTGAAGCGACCATATCTGCAAGTAAAAGATCTTCAGATTCTCTTATCCTAACATCGGAAGACTTCAAGGTTGCAAAATCTGTGGTTGGTCCAAGTATAACAAGAGGCATCACAGTTGAAATCCCTAAGGTGACATGGGAAGATGTTGGTGGTCTTAAAGACCTAAAG AAAAAGCTCCAGCAAGCTGTTGAATGGCCAATAAAACACTCAGCTGCATTTGTAAAAATGGGCATATCGCCGATGCGTGGGATACTTCTCCATGGTCCTCCAGGTTGCTCAAAGACAACTCTTGCTAAAGCTGCTGCAAATGCTGCTCAagcttccttcttttctttaag TTGTGCGGAGCTATTTTCTATGTATGTTGGAGAAGGTGAAGCATTATTGCGGAACACTTTTCAAAGAGCACGACTTGCTTCTCCAAGTATAATATTCTTTGATGAAGCTGATGTTGTTGCCTGTAAAAG AGGTGATGAGAGCTCAAGTAATAGTTCTACAGTTGGAGAAAGGCTTCTATCTACATTGTTAACCGAAATGGACGGTCTTGAAGAAGCAAAG ggaatTCTTGTCTTGGCTGCCACAAACCGCCCCTATGCAATTGATGCTGCTCTAATGCGACCTGGTCGATTTGATCTC GTGCTATACGTGCCACCACCTGATCTTGAAGCTCGGTTTGAAATACTTCAAGTGCATACACGCAACATGACACTAGGAGACGACATTGATCTCAGGAAAATCGCTGAAGAAACTGAGCTCTTCACAGGTGCCGAGCTCGAGGGTCTATGCAGAGAAAGTGGAACTGTCTCCCTTAGAGAAAACATCGCAGCAACCGCCGTCTTCAATCGCCATTTCCAAACCGCAAAAAGCTCGCTTAAACCCGCACTAACAATCGAAGAAGTCGAAACTTATTCATCATTCAGGAAGTCCAAAAGATCGCCTTCAAAACCGATTCCggttaagaaaaaggaagagcGTTCAGCTGTTTTCGGTTTAGGATTCTCATGGCAATTTGGTGTTTTAAGCTTAATGTTACTTGCTACTGGAAACTATTACTTCAACCACTCAAAACATGAACTATTAGTAGCTTCTGCTACATGA